A window of the Candidatus Neomarinimicrobiota bacterium genome harbors these coding sequences:
- a CDS encoding universal stress protein, which yields MKYSKILVPTDFSESAKYALPFAIDLAQKYQASLHVLHVVEPIVAPVDFAWGTYSYPDIEKQLSGYVDESLAKIVAEQIPSEIKTDSSNLHGKPWREIVSFAKEQGMDLIVMATHGLSGFSHAIYGSTAEKVVRKAHCPVLIVRHPHVKFEMP from the coding sequence ATGAAGTATTCCAAAATATTAGTACCGACTGATTTTTCGGAGTCTGCGAAATATGCACTACCATTCGCCATAGATCTGGCGCAAAAGTACCAGGCCAGTCTACATGTATTGCATGTCGTGGAACCCATCGTGGCCCCTGTTGATTTTGCCTGGGGGACCTATAGCTATCCAGATATAGAGAAACAACTCAGCGGATATGTTGATGAGTCGCTGGCAAAGATAGTGGCGGAACAAATTCCCTCTGAAATCAAGACTGATTCATCAAATCTGCATGGGAAACCCTGGCGGGAGATAGTCTCCTTTGCTAAGGAACAGGGGATGGATCTCATCGTGATGGCCACCCATGGCTTGAGCGGATTTAGTCACGCCATTTACGGCTCAACGGCTGAAAAAGTTGTACGGAAAGCTCATTGTCCCGTCCTGATCGTGCGTCATCCCCATGTAAAATTCGAGATGCCATAG
- a CDS encoding alanine:cation symporter family protein encodes MKRSTAGILAFATISFFLYAFGVDFFDAIWSFPSQRAVPFMVLALVGSGIFVTIYLGFPQIKRFWHGVQVTMGIYDNPEDEGDLNHFRALTTALSATVGIGNIAGVGIAIYYGGPGALLWMWITAFFGTTLKFAESTLALKYREMDVNGNTAGGPMYTIENGLGRNWRWLAVAFAAFTIICSMATGNAIQSFTVSDQIYSEVSQVVGSTHWLTLKHMVFEGFSVSMQQIFNGLLMATLVGMVILGGIKRIGHVTGYLAPFMAGIYVFAALLILLSHFDQLGTAFGLIFKMAINPPAMAGGVGGGVLLVMLHGIKRGLYSNEAGQGSAAIAHSTAKTDQPVREGSVAMLGPFIDTILICTLTGLAIISTGAWEHTEFFVRISVHDATLADSIVASGVFDGRELLNSSLLTSFAFKEGLGWMIGWGDKIITLSILLFALSTAISWSFYGDRATEYLFGPKAILPYRTVYVFFVFLGGIASLDAVWKFGDAALGFMTLPNLLAIILLSKKLKTMSTEYFNQEHVPYK; translated from the coding sequence ATGAAACGATCTACTGCTGGTATTCTAGCGTTTGCAACAATCTCATTTTTCCTATATGCATTCGGAGTTGATTTCTTCGATGCAATCTGGTCTTTCCCCTCTCAGCGAGCCGTTCCATTTATGGTTCTAGCACTGGTTGGCTCCGGAATTTTTGTGACCATATATCTTGGATTTCCTCAGATCAAGCGTTTCTGGCATGGGGTTCAAGTCACCATGGGTATCTATGATAATCCTGAAGATGAGGGCGATCTGAATCATTTCCGGGCTTTGACCACAGCACTCTCAGCCACAGTGGGTATTGGAAATATAGCCGGAGTGGGTATCGCGATTTACTATGGGGGACCCGGGGCATTACTCTGGATGTGGATTACTGCTTTTTTCGGTACTACCCTGAAATTTGCTGAAAGTACGCTCGCTTTAAAATATCGGGAAATGGATGTAAATGGAAACACTGCTGGTGGACCCATGTATACCATTGAAAATGGTCTGGGTCGGAATTGGCGCTGGCTTGCAGTAGCATTTGCGGCTTTTACCATTATCTGCTCAATGGCCACTGGTAATGCCATCCAATCATTCACGGTTTCCGATCAGATTTACTCTGAAGTGTCTCAAGTAGTTGGATCCACTCACTGGTTAACCTTAAAACATATGGTTTTCGAGGGTTTTTCAGTATCCATGCAGCAAATATTCAATGGACTATTGATGGCTACCTTGGTAGGAATGGTGATTCTCGGGGGGATCAAACGTATCGGACACGTAACGGGATATCTGGCCCCTTTCATGGCCGGAATTTATGTATTTGCAGCTCTGCTTATCCTTCTTTCACATTTTGATCAATTGGGGACAGCATTTGGGTTGATTTTCAAGATGGCTATCAACCCACCTGCCATGGCTGGTGGTGTAGGAGGTGGCGTTCTGCTGGTCATGCTCCACGGAATTAAAAGAGGATTATACTCCAATGAAGCAGGCCAGGGAAGTGCCGCCATTGCCCACTCTACTGCCAAGACAGATCAACCTGTACGCGAGGGTTCTGTTGCCATGCTGGGGCCATTCATTGACACTATCCTTATCTGTACCTTAACTGGTCTTGCAATCATCTCCACAGGCGCCTGGGAGCATACAGAATTTTTTGTACGAATTAGCGTCCATGATGCTACGCTGGCAGATTCAATAGTAGCATCAGGGGTTTTCGATGGACGTGAGCTCCTGAATAGTAGCTTGCTCACTTCTTTTGCATTTAAAGAAGGGCTGGGTTGGATGATCGGCTGGGGTGATAAAATTATTACGCTTTCTATTCTGCTTTTTGCACTTTCCACTGCCATCAGCTGGTCCTTTTATGGGGATAGAGCCACTGAATACTTATTCGGTCCAAAAGCCATCCTGCCCTACCGAACTGTCTATGTTTTCTTTGTTTTTCTTGGAGGCATTGCCAGTCTCGATGCAGTATGGAAATTTGGAGATGCAGCATTAGGGTTCATGACTTTGCCCAACCTGCTGGCAATAATTTTACTGTCTAAAAAGTTGAAGACGATGAGTACAGAATACTTCAACCAGGAACATGTGCCTTACAAATAA
- a CDS encoding HD domain-containing protein: protein MNDTRKDIPTRRLISSLEHIYALKTIPRSGWLQSGIDARGVESIAAHSYGMSILILYLRATLQSNGVNVERALNMALVHDMAESIVGDLTPRDNVLEATKYEAEAAAFEQIVQDVQEGEYFKNLWQDFESNKSPEARVVKRIDKLDMLIQAYLYEKKYEMRLDSFWENMDDMFKGSESESIYNYIKSNRFEFKGNEA, encoded by the coding sequence ATGAATGATACCAGAAAAGACATTCCGACGCGTCGCCTGATATCCAGCCTTGAGCACATCTATGCGCTTAAAACCATCCCTAGATCAGGGTGGTTACAATCTGGAATTGATGCTCGGGGTGTTGAATCTATCGCTGCCCATAGTTATGGGATGTCAATCCTTATACTTTATCTGCGCGCCACTTTACAATCGAATGGCGTGAATGTAGAGCGCGCTCTGAACATGGCCCTTGTGCATGACATGGCAGAATCAATCGTAGGTGATTTAACCCCCAGGGACAATGTGCTGGAAGCGACGAAATACGAGGCTGAAGCGGCTGCTTTTGAGCAGATAGTGCAAGACGTTCAAGAAGGTGAATACTTCAAAAATCTCTGGCAAGATTTTGAGTCAAATAAATCTCCTGAGGCGCGGGTAGTAAAACGAATTGACAAATTGGATATGCTGATCCAGGCTTATCTTTACGAAAAGAAATACGAAATGAGACTTGATTCTTTCTGGGAAAACATGGACGATATGTTCAAGGGGAGTGAATCGGAGTCGATTTATAATTATATAAAATCAAATCGATTTGAATTTAAAGGGAATGAAGCATGA
- a CDS encoding 2-oxoacid:acceptor oxidoreductase family protein, with protein MSVKILGKSKGFYDTYERRPGNNKEQTHYCPGCGHGILHKMIAEALTDYEVAENCIFVSPVGCSVFAYYYFNAGNIQSAHGRAPAVATGVKRALPESIVISYQGDGDLAAIGGNEILHAANRGEAITVFFVNNAIYGMTGGQMAPTTLIGQKTTTTPYGRTLQNEGYPMRMAEIIASLESPVYVERVMLADVRSKNAARKAVRRGIKNQIEKKGFSFIEVLSTCPTGWKMTAPQSEEWIKSTLMQNFPLGVFKDIAQQVEPLDLSKHFASPSRVPKLLGLEQDKIKIETDSLTLSESIDQEIKIAGFGGQGVLSLGVWLSEIGMRQELNVSWIPSYGPEMRGGTANCHVKLSREAIGSPLVTHPTVLVAMNRPSLEKFEDDVIEGGAILWDSSLIDIEPKRDDIIRIPIPATEIAKELGNTRTSNVVILGVLAGYSDFLDPLVVQRVLPLIFKKRHLLEINLKAFQKGLELGRELSA; from the coding sequence ATGAGCGTCAAAATATTAGGAAAATCAAAGGGCTTTTACGACACCTATGAACGTCGTCCGGGAAATAATAAGGAACAGACTCACTATTGTCCAGGTTGTGGTCATGGAATTCTTCATAAAATGATAGCAGAGGCCCTAACAGATTATGAGGTAGCTGAAAATTGCATATTTGTGAGCCCTGTCGGGTGCAGCGTTTTTGCCTACTATTACTTTAATGCAGGAAATATCCAGTCTGCTCACGGTAGAGCGCCTGCAGTGGCTACGGGTGTGAAGCGTGCCTTACCTGAATCTATCGTGATTTCATATCAGGGAGACGGAGATTTGGCTGCCATTGGTGGTAATGAGATACTTCATGCCGCCAACCGTGGTGAAGCCATAACCGTTTTCTTTGTAAATAATGCCATTTACGGAATGACCGGGGGTCAAATGGCTCCCACAACCCTCATTGGTCAGAAAACAACGACCACACCCTATGGTCGAACGCTGCAGAATGAGGGTTACCCCATGCGTATGGCCGAAATCATTGCCAGTCTTGAATCTCCCGTGTATGTAGAACGCGTTATGTTGGCAGATGTGCGGTCAAAAAATGCTGCCCGGAAAGCTGTCCGGCGAGGTATCAAAAATCAAATCGAGAAGAAAGGTTTCTCTTTTATTGAGGTTTTATCCACCTGTCCCACAGGGTGGAAGATGACAGCACCCCAGTCAGAGGAATGGATCAAATCAACTCTGATGCAGAACTTCCCACTCGGTGTATTCAAAGATATCGCCCAACAGGTTGAACCTTTGGACTTGAGTAAGCATTTTGCTTCACCAAGCAGGGTACCAAAACTTCTCGGACTGGAGCAGGATAAGATAAAAATTGAAACTGATTCATTGACCCTAAGTGAAAGCATTGATCAGGAAATAAAAATTGCCGGGTTTGGTGGCCAGGGTGTTCTCTCTCTGGGTGTCTGGCTTAGTGAAATTGGGATGCGCCAGGAGCTTAATGTGAGTTGGATTCCTTCATATGGTCCTGAGATGAGAGGGGGGACAGCAAACTGTCACGTCAAGCTGTCACGTGAGGCAATTGGATCACCCCTGGTTACCCATCCTACAGTGCTGGTTGCCATGAATCGACCCTCTCTGGAGAAGTTTGAAGATGATGTTATTGAAGGTGGGGCCATTCTGTGGGATAGTTCACTGATAGATATTGAGCCAAAACGGGATGATATCATACGAATACCCATTCCAGCAACTGAGATCGCAAAGGAATTGGGCAACACGAGAACCTCGAATGTTGTCATTCTCGGTGTCCTCGCCGGATACTCAGATTTTCTTGATCCTTTGGTGGTTCAAAGGGTTCTACCGCTTATCTTTAAGAAGCGACATCTTTTAGAGATCAATCTGAAAGCATTTCAGAAAGGTCTGGAACTGGGGAGAGAACTCTCAGCCTGA
- a CDS encoding inositol monophosphatase codes for MNNFHDQLIGDASSIARTAGELILTLSTRERQISYKSSRDMVTEVDQASENYIVSEIHRLYPEHEILAEEGGGSSSRSSPYKWIIDPLDGTTNFVHGFPVFAVSIGIQFEDELFVAAVYDPNRQELFSAGKGQGAFLNGESISVSQTHDLGKSLLATGFSYFNDDYFKLNMELWASIYGKTQGLRRAGAAAIDLAWLACGRLDGLWEFSLKPWDIAAGALLVTEAGGMVSGPRGEDLDLAVGHIIAANPNIHPHIIKEINLFNHRL; via the coding sequence ATGAATAATTTTCACGACCAACTTATTGGGGACGCCAGTTCAATTGCCAGAACTGCTGGTGAACTCATCCTTACCTTGAGCACTAGAGAAAGACAAATTTCATACAAAAGTAGCCGTGATATGGTGACTGAAGTCGATCAAGCTTCAGAAAACTATATTGTGTCCGAGATTCACCGACTTTATCCTGAACATGAGATATTGGCAGAAGAAGGTGGCGGATCCAGCTCACGTTCCTCCCCCTACAAATGGATTATCGACCCTCTTGATGGAACCACTAATTTTGTCCATGGCTTCCCCGTTTTCGCCGTATCCATTGGAATTCAATTTGAAGATGAACTCTTCGTAGCAGCAGTTTATGACCCAAACCGGCAAGAACTTTTCAGCGCTGGAAAAGGTCAGGGCGCTTTTCTAAATGGGGAGTCAATTTCTGTGAGTCAAACCCATGACTTGGGCAAATCTCTGTTGGCCACGGGCTTCTCATATTTTAATGATGATTATTTTAAGCTTAATATGGAGCTGTGGGCGTCAATCTATGGGAAAACGCAAGGACTGAGACGAGCTGGAGCAGCGGCTATTGATTTGGCCTGGCTGGCTTGTGGTCGTCTGGACGGACTCTGGGAATTCAGTTTAAAACCCTGGGATATTGCGGCTGGTGCTTTACTGGTAACTGAGGCTGGAGGTATGGTATCTGGCCCACGTGGTGAGGATCTGGATCTGGCTGTGGGACACATCATTGCAGCCAACCCGAATATCCATCCTCACATCATTAAAGAAATCAACCTGTTTAACCATAGACTTTAG
- a CDS encoding ferredoxin family protein, with the protein MAKARGLVAVNIEECKGCNLCVVACPVDVLHLANSFNTHGYSPAEYDGDGCTGCGICFYACPEPGAITVYKNWAEAEESYICQTKNVQSRLTVTDSVKGLAECEACGQQVILSNFRNLSFAE; encoded by the coding sequence ATGGCTAAAGCCCGTGGACTCGTTGCAGTCAACATCGAGGAATGCAAAGGATGCAATCTTTGCGTCGTCGCATGTCCAGTTGATGTCCTGCACTTGGCAAATAGTTTTAATACGCATGGTTATAGTCCAGCTGAATATGATGGTGATGGATGTACGGGTTGCGGTATTTGCTTCTATGCATGTCCTGAACCAGGTGCAATTACAGTTTATAAGAATTGGGCTGAGGCTGAAGAAAGCTATATCTGCCAGACTAAGAATGTGCAGAGTAGATTGACAGTCACCGATTCGGTGAAGGGGCTGGCAGAGTGTGAAGCCTGTGGTCAGCAAGTTATCCTAAGCAATTTTAGAAACCTAAGTTTCGCGGAGTAG
- a CDS encoding sodium:proton antiporter, with protein sequence MRMVVLGKLVLLALLIISPVMAEEHGSASEQVASEQIVNQEGDMHQEAEAGHHSSLPPIWLVAPFIILLLMIATGPLFYPHLWEHHYPKVAISLGAIVAVYYGFLMDHGTLSLLHTLEEYISFIALLTALFVASGGILIRFNSSGKPWINGLILFGGAILSNFIGTTGASMLLIRPFMRLNEGRLKPFHVIFFIFIVSNIGGGLTPIGDPPLFLGFLKGVPFFWVVGHVWHIWLVTVLAVIGVFMAFDMRVPASSVAPTPGKNLEIHGSKNFIYLGIIIISVFMDPAVIDGFPSLQKLLHVPFGIREVIMFSVAFIAYRTGDKEALRGNEFNFEPIKEVAYLFVGIFATMIPALQLIGAYAKEHATEFTVSRFYWFTGSLSGVLDNAPTYLNFLAGSMGKFGLDISSVSDVQQFATKVPSPVPGDSNSVVYLMAISVAAVFFGAMTYIGNAPNFMVKNIAEQAGVDVPSFMGYIFKYSIPILLPIFFVVWLIFFNL encoded by the coding sequence ATGAGGATGGTTGTTTTGGGCAAACTGGTCTTACTGGCATTATTGATTATCAGTCCAGTTATGGCAGAAGAACATGGTAGCGCGAGTGAACAGGTTGCCAGTGAGCAAATTGTCAACCAAGAAGGGGATATGCATCAGGAGGCAGAAGCAGGTCACCATAGCAGTTTGCCGCCGATCTGGCTAGTTGCACCATTTATCATTTTGCTGCTAATGATTGCAACGGGACCTCTTTTTTACCCCCATTTATGGGAACATCACTACCCCAAAGTCGCCATTTCGCTGGGAGCCATCGTCGCTGTCTACTATGGATTTTTAATGGATCACGGTACACTCAGTCTGCTACATACACTGGAGGAGTACATATCCTTTATCGCTTTGCTCACAGCGCTTTTCGTGGCTTCAGGTGGAATTCTTATACGATTTAATTCCTCAGGCAAACCCTGGATTAACGGGCTCATACTTTTTGGTGGAGCCATACTTTCTAATTTTATTGGTACAACTGGGGCCTCCATGCTGTTAATCAGGCCATTTATGAGATTGAATGAAGGTCGACTAAAACCCTTTCATGTCATTTTCTTTATTTTTATTGTGAGCAATATTGGTGGAGGTCTTACTCCCATTGGAGATCCACCCCTGTTTCTAGGTTTTTTAAAGGGAGTACCATTCTTTTGGGTGGTTGGGCATGTCTGGCATATATGGTTGGTCACAGTGTTGGCTGTAATTGGTGTTTTTATGGCCTTCGATATGCGGGTACCTGCCAGCAGTGTAGCACCCACACCTGGAAAAAATCTTGAGATACACGGCAGTAAAAACTTTATCTATCTGGGAATTATCATCATTTCAGTATTTATGGATCCAGCAGTGATCGATGGTTTTCCCAGCTTACAGAAACTGTTGCATGTCCCCTTTGGTATACGAGAAGTGATTATGTTTAGTGTGGCTTTTATAGCTTACCGAACCGGGGATAAGGAAGCCTTACGTGGCAATGAGTTTAACTTTGAGCCTATCAAAGAAGTGGCCTATCTCTTTGTAGGAATATTTGCTACCATGATTCCAGCGCTACAGCTAATTGGTGCTTATGCTAAAGAGCATGCTACCGAATTTACAGTCTCCCGCTTTTACTGGTTTACTGGATCCCTTTCCGGCGTGCTTGATAATGCACCGACTTATCTAAATTTCCTGGCAGGTTCAATGGGAAAATTCGGACTTGATATTAGTTCGGTTTCCGACGTTCAACAGTTTGCAACGAAAGTCCCATCTCCGGTTCCAGGGGACTCTAATTCAGTTGTATACCTAATGGCTATTTCTGTGGCTGCTGTATTTTTTGGAGCCATGACCTATATTGGGAACGCTCCCAACTTTATGGTAAAAAACATAGCTGAACAGGCTGGTGTAGACGTACCATCCTTTATGGGCTATATCTTTAAATATTCAATACCAATACTACTGCCCATCTTTTTTGTAGTCTGGTTAATCTTTTTTAACCTATAG
- a CDS encoding DUF503 domain-containing protein: MLLTGILQVELHLPAVQSLKQKRSVIKSLKERLRSRYNVSVSEFDYLDKWQHAAIAVAMLSSDRSYLDSRFQSISRFIENEVMGHAYIMKCELTIL; encoded by the coding sequence ATGTTACTCACCGGCATTTTACAGGTTGAGTTACACTTACCCGCAGTTCAGAGTTTGAAGCAAAAGCGGAGTGTGATTAAAAGTTTAAAAGAAAGATTACGCTCTCGTTACAACGTCTCAGTTTCTGAGTTTGATTATCTGGATAAATGGCAACATGCCGCAATCGCTGTTGCTATGCTCTCATCAGACAGATCCTATCTTGACTCAAGATTTCAATCCATTTCACGATTTATTGAAAATGAGGTAATGGGACATGCTTATATCATGAAGTGTGAGCTTACCATTCTCTAA
- a CDS encoding helix-turn-helix transcriptional regulator: MATDIILNTIRKHRFEQNEMTQQELADAAGCTRQTIVALEAGRYTPSLGLAFRIAKIFGLGLEEIFEYREF, encoded by the coding sequence ATGGCGACTGATATAATTCTTAACACTATTCGCAAACACCGTTTTGAGCAAAATGAAATGACGCAACAGGAATTGGCGGATGCAGCCGGTTGTACGCGTCAAACCATTGTGGCACTTGAGGCAGGAAGGTATACTCCCTCTTTGGGTCTTGCTTTTCGAATCGCTAAAATATTTGGATTAGGTTTAGAAGAAATATTTGAATATCGTGAGTTTTAG
- a CDS encoding 3-methyl-2-oxobutanoate dehydrogenase subunit VorB produces MAKQFVKGNEAIVKGAILAGCRAYYGYPITPASEIAHAAALYMPLVGGTFLQAESEIAAINMVYGAAGTGIRAMTASSSPGFSLKQEGMSYLAGAELPCVVVDIMRGGPGLGNIAPEQSDYNQVVKGGGHGNYKNIVLAPNSAQEMCDLTMLAFDLADKYRNPAVVLADGFIGQMMEPVDFPEPVEEFAEKKWAIRGVDGDRMNLISSIELDPDDLERHNRKLQSKYEIIENSETRFEEYRLDDADFIVVGYGIVSRMVHTAVDQLRIEGVKVGMLRPITLMPYPSKRIAELAAMDHVKAFSVIELSNGQMVDDVRLAVNGAKPVEFYGRMGGNVPSIKELVHEIKRMMRVL; encoded by the coding sequence ATGGCAAAACAATTTGTAAAAGGGAATGAAGCAATTGTAAAGGGTGCCATCCTGGCTGGTTGCCGCGCTTACTATGGATATCCAATTACCCCGGCAAGTGAGATTGCCCACGCTGCTGCACTTTACATGCCACTGGTGGGGGGGACCTTCCTTCAGGCTGAGAGTGAAATAGCGGCAATCAATATGGTGTATGGTGCTGCTGGAACCGGTATTCGTGCCATGACAGCAAGTTCCAGCCCTGGTTTTAGTTTGAAGCAGGAGGGAATGTCATATCTGGCGGGAGCTGAACTCCCATGCGTGGTTGTGGATATCATGCGCGGAGGCCCTGGTCTGGGAAACATAGCCCCGGAACAAAGTGACTACAATCAGGTAGTTAAGGGGGGTGGCCATGGAAATTACAAAAATATAGTTCTAGCCCCCAATTCTGCTCAAGAAATGTGTGACCTTACCATGCTGGCATTTGATCTTGCTGACAAATATAGAAATCCAGCCGTTGTTTTGGCTGATGGATTTATAGGTCAGATGATGGAGCCAGTCGACTTCCCTGAACCAGTTGAAGAATTTGCTGAAAAGAAATGGGCCATACGCGGAGTCGATGGCGATAGAATGAATCTTATCAGCTCTATTGAACTTGATCCAGATGATCTGGAGCGTCACAATAGAAAATTACAGAGCAAATACGAGATTATTGAAAATAGCGAGACCCGCTTCGAAGAATATCGACTTGATGATGCAGACTTCATCGTAGTCGGCTACGGCATTGTTTCTCGAATGGTACATACAGCCGTCGATCAATTGAGGATTGAAGGGGTAAAGGTGGGCATGCTGCGTCCCATAACCCTCATGCCCTATCCATCAAAACGAATCGCAGAACTCGCTGCCATGGATCATGTCAAAGCATTTAGTGTGATAGAATTGAGTAATGGTCAAATGGTGGATGATGTCCGATTGGCTGTGAATGGTGCCAAGCCCGTGGAGTTTTACGGCAGGATGGGGGGCAATGTCCCGTCCATAAAAGAATTGGTACATGAGATCAAACGCATGATGAGGGTACTATGA
- a CDS encoding cob(I)yrinic acid a,c-diamide adenosyltransferase encodes MRLTKIYTRNGDKGKTRLANGEEVSKDSLRVTAYGDVDELNSIIGLVLTENPDVKLAAVLSSIQHTLFDLGGELASDGMIEGLVTDQHTTSLEKHIDQMNIELPPLEEFILPGGTKSASLLHLARTVCRRAERSIITLNQSETVAAEIIQYVNRLSDILFVMARYENHRSGNQEVFWNNPRKK; translated from the coding sequence ATGAGACTCACAAAAATATATACACGCAATGGCGATAAGGGCAAGACACGTCTGGCAAATGGAGAGGAAGTCTCAAAGGATTCTTTGCGAGTCACAGCCTATGGTGACGTGGATGAACTGAATAGCATTATCGGGCTAGTCTTAACTGAGAATCCAGATGTAAAACTAGCTGCTGTCCTATCAAGTATCCAGCACACCCTCTTCGATCTTGGCGGCGAGCTGGCATCTGACGGTATGATAGAAGGTCTGGTTACTGATCAGCATACTACATCGCTTGAGAAGCATATTGATCAAATGAATATTGAACTACCCCCTCTGGAGGAATTCATTCTGCCAGGTGGGACAAAATCTGCCTCACTATTGCATCTGGCGCGGACAGTCTGTCGTAGAGCTGAACGCAGTATTATCACGTTGAACCAGAGTGAAACGGTTGCTGCTGAGATTATTCAATATGTGAACCGGCTTTCCGACATACTATTTGTTATGGCCCGCTATGAAAATCATCGCAGTGGGAATCAGGAAGTATTCTGGAATAATCCTCGTAAAAAGTAG